One genomic region from Oncorhynchus gorbuscha isolate QuinsamMale2020 ecotype Even-year linkage group LG13, OgorEven_v1.0, whole genome shotgun sequence encodes:
- the LOC123992235 gene encoding proline-rich extensin-like protein EPR1: MPDCALPLSQHSTPPNRPLPQHSTPPNRPLPQHSTPPNRPLSQHSTPPNRPLSQHSTPPNRPLPQHSTPPNRPLPQHSTPLTDPYPNTPRPLTDPSTPQQTPIPHSPPNRPLPQHSTPPNRPLPQHSTPPNRPLSQHSTPPNRPLSQHSTPPNRPLSQHSTPPNRPLSQHSTPPNRPLSQHSTPPNRPYPSTPRPLTDPYPSTPRPLTDPYPSTPRPLTDPYPSTPRPLTDPYPSTPRPLTDPYPSTPRPLTDPYPNPYPTPPNRPLSQHSTPPNRPLSQHSTPPNRPLSQHSTPPNRPLSQHSTPPNRPLSQHSTPPNRPLSQHSTPPNRPLSPPRPLTDPYPSTPRPLTDPYPSTPRPLTDPYPSTPRPLTDPYPSTPRPLTDPYPSTPRPLTDPYPSTPRPLTDPYPSTPRPPNRPLSQHSTPPNRPLSQHSTPPNRPLSQHSTPPNRPLSQHSTPPNRPLSQHSTPPNRPLSQHSTPPNRPLSQHSTPPNRPLSQHSTPPNRPLSQHSTPPNRPLSQHSTPPNRPLSQHSTPPNRPLSQHSTPPNRPLSQHSTPPNRPLSPIPAPYPPPNRPLSQHSTPPNRPLSQPLSQHSTPPNRPLSQHSTPPNRPLSQHSTPPRPTPHYPPLTDPYPSTPRPLTDPYPSTNRPLSQHSTPPNRPLSQHSTPPNRPLSQHSTPPNRPLSQHSTPPNRPLSQHSTPPNRPLSQHSTPPNRPLSQHSTPPNRPLSQHSTPPNRPLSQHSTPPNRPLSQHSTPLTDPYPSTPRPLTDPYPSTPRPLTDPYPSTPRPLTDPYPSTPRPLTDPYPSTPRPLTDPYPSTPRPLTDPYPSTPRPLTDPYRPLQTPIPALHAP; encoded by the exons ATGCCAGACTGTGCCTT ACCCCTATCCCAGCACTCCACGCCCCCTAACAGACCCCTACCCCAACACTCCACGCCCCCTAACAGACCCCTACCCCAACACTCCACGCCCCCTAACAGACCCCTATCCCAGCACTCCACGCCCCCTAACAGACCCCTATCCCAGCACTCCACGCCCCCTAACAGACCCCTACCCCAACACTCCACGCCCCCTAACAGACCCCTACCCCAACACTCCACGCCCCTAACAGACCCCTATCCCAACACTCCACGCCCCCTAACAGACCCCTCCACACCCCAACAGACCCCTATCCCGCACTCCCCCCCTAACAGACCCCTACCCCAACACTCCACGCCCCCTAACAGACCCCTACCCCAACACTCCACGCCCCCTAACAGACCCCTATCCCAGCACTCCACGCCCCCTAACAGACCCCTATCCCAGCACTCCACGCCCCCTAACAGACCCCTATCCCAGCACTCCACGCCCCCTAACAGACCCCTATCCCAGCACTCCACGCCCCCTAACAGACCCCTATCCCAGCACTCCACGCCCCCTAACAGACCCTATCCCAGCACTCCACGCCCCCTAACAGACCCCTATCCCAGCACTCCACGCCCCCTAACAGACCCCTATCCCAGCACTCCACGCCCCCTAACAGACCCCTATCCCAGCACTCCACGCCCCCTAACAGACCCCTATCCCAGCACTCCACGCCCCCTAACAGACCCCTATCCCAGCACTCCACGCCCCCTAACAGACCCCTATCCCA ACCCCTATCCCACGCCCCCTAACAGACCCCTATCCCAGCACTCCACGCCCCCTAACAGACCCCTATCCCAACACTCCACGCCCCCTAACAGACCCCTATCCCAACACTCCACGCCCCCTAACAGACCCCTATCCCAGCACTCCACGCCCCCTAACAGACCCCTATCCCAGCACTCCACGCCCCCTAACAGACCCCTATCCCAGCACTCCACGCCCCCTAACAGACCCCTATCCCCTCCACGCCCCCTAACAGACCCCTATCCCAGCACTCCACGCCCCCTAACAGACCCCTATCCCAGCACTCCACGCCCCCTAACAGACCCCTATCCCAGCACTCCACGCCCCCTAACAGACCCCTATCCCAGCACTCCACGCCCCCTAACAGACCCCTATCCCAGCACTCCACGCCCCCTAACAGACCCCTATCCCAGCACTCCACGCCCCCTAACAGACCCCTATCCCAGCACTCCACGCCCCCCTAACAGACCCCTATCCCAGCACTCCACGCCCCCTAACAGACCCCTATCCCAGCACTCCACGCCCCCTAACAGACCCCTATCCCAGCACTCCACGCCCCCTAACAGACCCCTATCCCAGCACTCCACGCCCCCTAACAGACCCCTATCCCAGCACTCCACGCCCCCTAACAGACCCCTATCCCAGCACTCCACGCCCCCTAACAGACCCCTATCCCAGCACTCCACGCCCCCTAACAGACCCCTATCCCAGCACTCCACGCCCCCTAACAGACCCCTATCCCAGCACTCCACGCCCCCTAACAGACCCCTATCCCAGCACTCCACGCCCCCTAACAGACCCCTATCCCAGCACTCCACGCCCCCTAACAGACCCCTATCCCAGCACTCCACGCCCCCTAACAGACCCCTATCCCAGCACTCCACGCCCCCTAACAgacccctatcccctatcccagCACCCTATCCGCCCCCTAACAGACCCCTATCCCAGCACTCCACGCCCCCTAACAGACCCCTATCCCA ACCCCTATCCCAGCACTCCACGCCCCCTAACAGACCCCTATCCCAGCACTCCACGCCCCCTAACAGACCCCTATCCCAACACTCCACGCCCCCCAGACCCACTCCCCACTATCCCCCCCTAACAGACCCCTATCCCAGCACTCCACGCCCCCTAACAGACCCCTATCCCAGCACTAACAGACCCCTATCCCAGCACTCCACGCCCCCTAACAGACCCCTATCCCAGCACTCCACGCCCCCTAACAGACCCCTATCCCAGCACTCCACGCCCCCTAACAGACCCCTATCCCAGCACTCCACGCCCCCTAACAGACCCCTATCCCAGCACTCCACGCCCCCTAACAGACCCCTATCCCAGCACTCCACGCCCCCTAACAGACCCCTATCCCAGCACTCCACGCCCCCTAACAGACCCCTATCCCAGCACTCCACGCCCCCTAACAGACCCCTATCCCAGCACTCCACGCCCCCTAACAGACCCCTATCCCAGCACTCCACGCCCCTAACAGACCCCTATCCCAGCACTCCACGCCCCCTAACAGACCCCTATCCCAGCACTCCACGCCCCCTAACAGACCCCTATCCCAGCACTCCACGCCCCCTAACAGACCCCTATCCCAGCACTCCACGCCCCCTAACAGACCCCTATCCCAGCACTCCACGCCCCCTAACAGACCCCTATCCCAGCACTCCACGCCCCCTAACAGACCCCTATCCCAGCACTCCACGCCCCCTAACAGACCCCTACAGACCCCTACAGACCCCTATCCCAGCACTCCACGCCCCCTAA